One Papaver somniferum cultivar HN1 chromosome 10, ASM357369v1, whole genome shotgun sequence genomic window carries:
- the LOC113315217 gene encoding uncharacterized protein LOC113315217 isoform X2, protein MPSAANKEDLDLLLLHCSFAQDIWRYFFPIGFTSMMQHSNFLSWVQSWQSKDSLVSIYNTPITIHVIACIMHNIWKHRCRVIFNNLTPNTNSIIHQINHYIARHHLDINFDHVSRSITVRSSVHSTWKPPPFGVMKVNIDVAFSPPSLLAVIGIITRNHAGQYVMGKGIVKRAINIHQSESWDLTEAMILAKYYGWNQVIFETDNLNISSYLHQQSMSHWQSVPLLKRCVNLCANNSVWSCVFVNRECNKVADAVAKAARKHSLCGEWWLTPPDVLISHIDCDINNLTV, encoded by the exons ATGCCCAG TGCTGCTAACAAGGAGGATTTGGATCTTTTATTGCTTCATTGTTCTTTTGCTCAAGATATTTGGAGATATTTCTTTCCCATTGGTTTTACTTCAATGATGCAGCATTCAAATTTTCTTTCTTGGGTTCAGAGTTGGCAGTCTAAAGATTCTCTTGTTAGTATTTACAATACCCCTATCACCATTCATGTCATAGCTTGCATTATGCACAATATCTGGAAACATAGGTGTAGAGTAATCTTTAATAATCTTACCCCTAATACTAACTCTATCATACATCAGATTAACCACTATATTGCCCGGCATCATTTAGATATTAATTTTGATCATGTTTCTCGCTCCATTACTGTTAGATCCTCTGTGCATAGTACTTGGAAGCCTCCTCCTTTTGGTGTGATGAAAGTTAATATTGATGTTGCTTTTAGtcctccttctcttttagctGTTATTGGTATAATAACTCGAAATCATGCAGGACAATATGTGATGGGAAAAGGGATTGTGAAAAGAGCTATTAATATACATCAATCTGAATCTTGGGATTtaactgaagcaatgatactaGCTAAATACTATGGGTGGAATCAAGTGATCTTTGAGACTGATAATCTGAATATCAGTTCTTATCTGCATCAACAGTCTATGTCTCATTGGCAGAGTGTCCCTCTTCTTAAGAGGTGTGTAAATTTATGTGCCAATAACTCTgtctggtcttgtgtgtttgTTAATAGGGAGTGTAATAAGGTAGCCGATGCTGTAGCTAAAGCTGCTCGTAAACATAGTTTGTGTGGGGAATGGTGGTTGACTCCACCTGATGTCTTAATTTCTCATATAGATTGTGATATAAACAACCTTACTGTGTAA
- the LOC113315217 gene encoding uncharacterized protein LOC113315217 isoform X1 — protein MLCQLDNTNNASLKLSPHFWLKFWKLKIPYKFQIFIWKGLHNGVPVKDRIFHHMDSSHQNCVMCSAANKEDLDLLLLHCSFAQDIWRYFFPIGFTSMMQHSNFLSWVQSWQSKDSLVSIYNTPITIHVIACIMHNIWKHRCRVIFNNLTPNTNSIIHQINHYIARHHLDINFDHVSRSITVRSSVHSTWKPPPFGVMKVNIDVAFSPPSLLAVIGIITRNHAGQYVMGKGIVKRAINIHQSESWDLTEAMILAKYYGWNQVIFETDNLNISSYLHQQSMSHWQSVPLLKRCVNLCANNSVWSCVFVNRECNKVADAVAKAARKHSLCGEWWLTPPDVLISHIDCDINNLTV, from the coding sequence ATGCTATGTCAGCTAGACAACACCAACAATGCTTCTCTGAAATTGTCTCCTCACTTTTGGCTCAAGTTCTGGAAACTAAAAATTCCGTATAAGTTTCAAATTTTTATATGGAAAGGCCTTCATAATGGAGTTCCTGTTAAAGACAGAATTTTTCATCATATGGATTCTTCTCATCAGAATTGTGTTATGTGCAGTGCTGCTAACAAGGAGGATTTGGATCTTTTATTGCTTCATTGTTCTTTTGCTCAAGATATTTGGAGATATTTCTTTCCCATTGGTTTTACTTCAATGATGCAGCATTCAAATTTTCTTTCTTGGGTTCAGAGTTGGCAGTCTAAAGATTCTCTTGTTAGTATTTACAATACCCCTATCACCATTCATGTCATAGCTTGCATTATGCACAATATCTGGAAACATAGGTGTAGAGTAATCTTTAATAATCTTACCCCTAATACTAACTCTATCATACATCAGATTAACCACTATATTGCCCGGCATCATTTAGATATTAATTTTGATCATGTTTCTCGCTCCATTACTGTTAGATCCTCTGTGCATAGTACTTGGAAGCCTCCTCCTTTTGGTGTGATGAAAGTTAATATTGATGTTGCTTTTAGtcctccttctcttttagctGTTATTGGTATAATAACTCGAAATCATGCAGGACAATATGTGATGGGAAAAGGGATTGTGAAAAGAGCTATTAATATACATCAATCTGAATCTTGGGATTtaactgaagcaatgatactaGCTAAATACTATGGGTGGAATCAAGTGATCTTTGAGACTGATAATCTGAATATCAGTTCTTATCTGCATCAACAGTCTATGTCTCATTGGCAGAGTGTCCCTCTTCTTAAGAGGTGTGTAAATTTATGTGCCAATAACTCTgtctggtcttgtgtgtttgTTAATAGGGAGTGTAATAAGGTAGCCGATGCTGTAGCTAAAGCTGCTCGTAAACATAGTTTGTGTGGGGAATGGTGGTTGACTCCACCTGATGTCTTAATTTCTCATATAGATTGTGATATAAACAACCTTACTGTGTAA